A genomic region of Canis lupus baileyi chromosome 17, mCanLup2.hap1, whole genome shotgun sequence contains the following coding sequences:
- the TSC22D1 gene encoding TSC22 domain family protein 1 isoform X2, which produces MHQPPESTAAAAAAAADISARKMAHPAMFPRRGSGGGGGGGGGGASALSAAGTGVGSSVTSSEDFPPPSLLQPPPPAASSTSGPQPPPPQSLNLLSQAQLQAQPLAPGGTQMKKKSGFQITSVTPAQISASISSNNSIAEDTESYDDLDESHTEDLSSSEILDVSLSRATDLGEPERSSSEETLNNFQEAETPGAVSPNQPHLPQPHLPHLPPQNVVINGNAHPHHLHHHHHIHHGHHLHHGHHHPSHAGVASPPIPGGPPSSPGSRKLSAPGSADSVAPAAPTSAVSSGGSPASVMTNIRAPSTTGSIGISSVTGATTVNNVNITAVGTFNPSVTSSMLSNASINASNIPSAASASVGPGVSSGVNVNILSGMGNGSISSSAVVNSAPNAAAGMTVGSVSSQQQPPTVNTSRFRVVKLDSSSEPFKKGRWTCTEFYEKENAAPAAEGVAMNKVVETVKQNPEVTSERESTSGSSVSSSVSTLSHYTESVGSGEMGAPTVVVQQQQQQQPTLQGMALQQMDFSSSGPQSISAVSIPQSISQSQITQVQLQSQELSYQKPGLQPVPLQATLSTATGIQPSPVNVVGVTSALGQQPSISSLAQPQLPYSQPAPPVQAPLPGAPPQQLQYGQQQPTVSAQMVPGHGKPVTQNPTSEYVQQQPPPPMLQTAVSSGQPSAASVGAGSTVIPTAQPQSIQLPVQPTAIQAQPAGASGQPVGQAQTAGSVVPTGGQIANIGQQANIATAVQQPSTQVTPSVIQQGAPPSSQIVSPAQTAIIHQGVQTSASSLPQQLVLAPQSTLLTVPPQPQGVESVAQVSQQLPAVSPLPSASSISVTNQVSSAGPSGMPSAPTNLVPPQNIAQTPATQNGNLVQSVSQPPLIATNINLPLAQQIPLSSTQFSAQSLAQAIGSQIEDARRPAEPSLVGLPQTISGDSGGMSAVSDGSSSSLAASASLFPLKVLPLTTPLVDGEDESASLLPEVQGVILEPQIQPRPRRAFDVRGPLSPLNPWKQNIQLLERVGKDNKQLLWCKCGSY; this is translated from the coding sequence ATGCACCAGCCGCCCGAGTCCACcgccgcggcggccgcggccgcTGCAGACATTAGCGCTAGGAAGATGGCGCACCCGGCGATGTTCCCTCGAaggggcagcggcggcggcggcggcggcggcggcggcggcgcctctGCGCTCAGCGCGGCAGGTACCGGCGTCGGTAGTAGTGTCACATCTTCCGAGGATTTTCCGCCTCCGTCGCTGCTCCAGCCGCCTCCCCCCGCCGCATCCTCCACGTCGGGGCCGCAGCCTCCGCCTCCACAAAGCCTGAACCTCCTCTCGCAGGCTCAGCTGCAGGCACAGCCCCTCGCGCCGGGCGGGActcagatgaaaaagaaaagtggctTCCAGATAACCAGCGTCACCCCGGCTCAGATCTCCGCCAGCATCAGCTCCAACAACAGCATCGCCGAGGACACGGAGAGCTACGACGACCTGGACGAGTCCCACACGGAGGATCTGTCTTCCTCCGAGATCCTCGATGTGTCACTTTCCAGGGCGACCGACTTGGGGGAGCCTGAGCGCAGCTCCTCAGAAGAGACTCTGAATAACTTCCAGGAAGCCGAGACACCTGGGGCAGTGTCTCCCAACCAGCCCCACCTCCCGCAGCCTCATCTGCCCCACCTTCCCCCCCAGAACGTTGTGATCAATGGGAACGCTCATCCTCAccacctccatcaccaccatcacatTCATCACGGGCACCACCTCCACCACGGGCACCACCATCCATCCCATGCCGGCGTGGCCAGTCCACCCATTCCCGGAGGGCCACCCTCCAGCCCGGGATCCAGAAAACTCTCTGCCCCTGGAAGCGCCGACAGCGTTGCACCAGCTGCACCGACTTCTGCTGTATCATCGGGAGGCTCACCTGCATCCGTAATGACTAATATCCGAGCTCCAAGTACTACCGGCAGTATAGGTATAAGTTCTGTTACTGGCGCTACTACGGTGAATAATGTTAACATCACTGCTGTGGGTACTTTTAATCCTAGCGTGACAAGCAGCATGCTTAGTAATGCCAGTATAAATGCGAGCAATATCCCTAGTGCTGCTAGTGCGAGTGTCGGGCCTGGAGTTAGCAGCGGTGTGAATGTGAATATCTTGAGTGGCATGGGCAAtggttctatttcttcctccGCTGTTGTTAACAGCGCCCCTAATGCAGCTGCAGGGATGACTGTGGGATCAGTTTCCAGTCAGCAGCAGCCACCGACAGTTAACACGTCGAGGTTCAGAGTTGTGAAGTTAGATTCTAGTTCTGAACCTTTTAAGAAAGGTAGATGGACTTGCACCGAGTTCTATGAGAAAGAAAACGCCGCACCTGCTGCAGAAGGTGTGGCGATGAATAAAGTGGTGGAAACtgtaaaacaaaacccagaagtgACTTCTGAGAGGGAGAGCACTAGTGGGAGTTCAGTGAGCAGTAGTGTCAGCACACTGAGTCACTACACAGAGAGTGTGGGAAGTGGAGAGATGGGAGCCCCTACTGTGGTggtgcagcagcagcagcagcagcagccaacTCTTCAAGGTATGGCTCTTCAACAGATGGATTTCAGTAGCTCTGGTCCTCAGAGTATTTCAGCAGTCAGTATACCACAGAGTATTTCTCAGTCACAGATCACACAAGTACAGTTGCAGTCGCAAGAACTGAGCTATCAAAAGCCAGGTCTTCAGCCTGTCCCTCTGCAAGCCACTCTCAGTACCGCGACGGGTATCCAGCCATCACCTGTGAATGTGGTTGGTGTAACTTCAGCTTTAGGTCAGCAGCCTTCCATTTCCAGTTTGGCTCAACCCCAACTGCCATATTCTCAGCCGGCTCCTCCAGTGCAAGCTCCCCTTCCAGGGGCACCACCCCAACAGTTACAGTATGGACAACAGCAACCGACTGTATCTGCACAGATGGTCCCAGGCCATGGTAAACCGGTGACTCAGAATCCTACTTCAGAGTATGTgcagcagcagccgccgccgccgatGCTCCAAACAGCGGTGTCCTCGGGACAGCCCAGTGCTGCGAGCGTGGGAGCAGGATCGACCGTGATTCCTACGGCCCAGCCACAGAGCATCCAGCTGCCAGTGCAGCCCACCGCAATCCAAGCACAACCTGCAGGGGCCTCTGGCCAGCCTGTTGGCCAGGCTCAGACGGCAGGATCTGTGGTACCTACTGGCGGTCAAATCGCAAATATTGGTCAACAGGCAAACATAGCTACTGCGGTGCAGCAGCCCTCTACCCAAGTCACACCTTCAGTTATTCAGCAAGGTGCTCCTCCGTCTTCACAGATAGTTTCACCTGCTCAAACCGCGATTATTCATCAGGGAGTTCAAACTAGTGCTTCGAGCCTTCCTCAACAATTGGTCCTTGCACCCCAAAGTACCTTGTTAACTGTGCCTCCCCAGCCGCAAGGAGTAGAATCAGTAGCTCAAGTTTCGCAGCAGTTGCCTGCAGTTAGTCCTTTGCCCTCTGCTAGTAGTATTTCTGTTACAAATCAGGTTAGTTCAGCTGGTCCTTCTGGAATGCCTTCTGCCCCAACAAACTTGGTTCCACCACAGAATATAGCACAAACCCCTGCCACTCAAAATGGTAATTTGGTTCAGAGTGTTAGTCAACCTCCCTTGATAGCAACTAATATAAATCTGCCTCTGGCACAACAGATCCCACTAAGTTCTACTCAGTTCTCTGCACAATCATTAGCTCAGGCAATTGGAAGCCAAATTGAAGATGCCAGGCGCCCAGCGGAACCCTCCTTAGTTGGCTTACCTCAGACTATCAGTGGTGACAGTGGGGGAATGTCAGCAGTTTCAGATGGGAGTAGCAGCAGCCTAGcagcctctgcttctcttttcccgTTGAAGGTGCTACCGCTGACGACACCCCTGGTGGATGGCGAGGATGAGAG
- the TSC22D1 gene encoding TSC22 domain family protein 1 isoform X1: MHQPPESTAAAAAAAADISARKMAHPAMFPRRGSGGGGGGGGGGASALSAAGTGVGSSVTSSEDFPPPSLLQPPPPAASSTSGPQPPPPQSLNLLSQAQLQAQPLAPGGTQMKKKSGFQITSVTPAQISASISSNNSIAEDTESYDDLDESHTEDLSSSEILDVSLSRATDLGEPERSSSEETLNNFQEAETPGAVSPNQPHLPQPHLPHLPPQNVVINGNAHPHHLHHHHHIHHGHHLHHGHHHPSHAGVASPPIPGGPPSSPGSRKLSAPGSADSVAPAAPTSAVSSGGSPASVMTNIRAPSTTGSIGISSVTGATTVNNVNITAVGTFNPSVTSSMLSNASINASNIPSAASASVGPGVSSGVNVNILSGMGNGSISSSAVVNSAPNAAAGMTVGSVSSQQQPPTVNTSRFRVVKLDSSSEPFKKGRWTCTEFYEKENAAPAAEGVAMNKVVETVKQNPEVTSERESTSGSSVSSSVSTLSHYTESVGSGEMGAPTVVVQQQQQQQPTLQGMALQQMDFSSSGPQSISAVSIPQSISQSQITQVQLQSQELSYQKPGLQPVPLQATLSTATGIQPSPVNVVGVTSALGQQPSISSLAQPQLPYSQPAPPVQAPLPGAPPQQLQYGQQQPTVSAQMVPGHGKPVTQNPTSEYVQQQPPPPMLQTAVSSGQPSAASVGAGSTVIPTAQPQSIQLPVQPTAIQAQPAGASGQPVGQAQTAGSVVPTGGQIANIGQQANIATAVQQPSTQVTPSVIQQGAPPSSQIVSPAQTAIIHQGVQTSASSLPQQLVLAPQSTLLTVPPQPQGVESVAQVSQQLPAVSPLPSASSISVTNQVSSAGPSGMPSAPTNLVPPQNIAQTPATQNGNLVQSVSQPPLIATNINLPLAQQIPLSSTQFSAQSLAQAIGSQIEDARRPAEPSLVGLPQTISGDSGGMSAVSDGSSSSLAASASLFPLKVLPLTTPLVDGEDESSSGASVVAIDNKIEQAMDLVKSHLMYAVREEVEVLKEQIKELIEKNSQLEQENNLLKTLASPEQLAQFQAQLQTGSPPATTQPQGTTQPPAQPASQGSGPTA; this comes from the coding sequence ATGCACCAGCCGCCCGAGTCCACcgccgcggcggccgcggccgcTGCAGACATTAGCGCTAGGAAGATGGCGCACCCGGCGATGTTCCCTCGAaggggcagcggcggcggcggcggcggcggcggcggcggcgcctctGCGCTCAGCGCGGCAGGTACCGGCGTCGGTAGTAGTGTCACATCTTCCGAGGATTTTCCGCCTCCGTCGCTGCTCCAGCCGCCTCCCCCCGCCGCATCCTCCACGTCGGGGCCGCAGCCTCCGCCTCCACAAAGCCTGAACCTCCTCTCGCAGGCTCAGCTGCAGGCACAGCCCCTCGCGCCGGGCGGGActcagatgaaaaagaaaagtggctTCCAGATAACCAGCGTCACCCCGGCTCAGATCTCCGCCAGCATCAGCTCCAACAACAGCATCGCCGAGGACACGGAGAGCTACGACGACCTGGACGAGTCCCACACGGAGGATCTGTCTTCCTCCGAGATCCTCGATGTGTCACTTTCCAGGGCGACCGACTTGGGGGAGCCTGAGCGCAGCTCCTCAGAAGAGACTCTGAATAACTTCCAGGAAGCCGAGACACCTGGGGCAGTGTCTCCCAACCAGCCCCACCTCCCGCAGCCTCATCTGCCCCACCTTCCCCCCCAGAACGTTGTGATCAATGGGAACGCTCATCCTCAccacctccatcaccaccatcacatTCATCACGGGCACCACCTCCACCACGGGCACCACCATCCATCCCATGCCGGCGTGGCCAGTCCACCCATTCCCGGAGGGCCACCCTCCAGCCCGGGATCCAGAAAACTCTCTGCCCCTGGAAGCGCCGACAGCGTTGCACCAGCTGCACCGACTTCTGCTGTATCATCGGGAGGCTCACCTGCATCCGTAATGACTAATATCCGAGCTCCAAGTACTACCGGCAGTATAGGTATAAGTTCTGTTACTGGCGCTACTACGGTGAATAATGTTAACATCACTGCTGTGGGTACTTTTAATCCTAGCGTGACAAGCAGCATGCTTAGTAATGCCAGTATAAATGCGAGCAATATCCCTAGTGCTGCTAGTGCGAGTGTCGGGCCTGGAGTTAGCAGCGGTGTGAATGTGAATATCTTGAGTGGCATGGGCAAtggttctatttcttcctccGCTGTTGTTAACAGCGCCCCTAATGCAGCTGCAGGGATGACTGTGGGATCAGTTTCCAGTCAGCAGCAGCCACCGACAGTTAACACGTCGAGGTTCAGAGTTGTGAAGTTAGATTCTAGTTCTGAACCTTTTAAGAAAGGTAGATGGACTTGCACCGAGTTCTATGAGAAAGAAAACGCCGCACCTGCTGCAGAAGGTGTGGCGATGAATAAAGTGGTGGAAACtgtaaaacaaaacccagaagtgACTTCTGAGAGGGAGAGCACTAGTGGGAGTTCAGTGAGCAGTAGTGTCAGCACACTGAGTCACTACACAGAGAGTGTGGGAAGTGGAGAGATGGGAGCCCCTACTGTGGTggtgcagcagcagcagcagcagcagccaacTCTTCAAGGTATGGCTCTTCAACAGATGGATTTCAGTAGCTCTGGTCCTCAGAGTATTTCAGCAGTCAGTATACCACAGAGTATTTCTCAGTCACAGATCACACAAGTACAGTTGCAGTCGCAAGAACTGAGCTATCAAAAGCCAGGTCTTCAGCCTGTCCCTCTGCAAGCCACTCTCAGTACCGCGACGGGTATCCAGCCATCACCTGTGAATGTGGTTGGTGTAACTTCAGCTTTAGGTCAGCAGCCTTCCATTTCCAGTTTGGCTCAACCCCAACTGCCATATTCTCAGCCGGCTCCTCCAGTGCAAGCTCCCCTTCCAGGGGCACCACCCCAACAGTTACAGTATGGACAACAGCAACCGACTGTATCTGCACAGATGGTCCCAGGCCATGGTAAACCGGTGACTCAGAATCCTACTTCAGAGTATGTgcagcagcagccgccgccgccgatGCTCCAAACAGCGGTGTCCTCGGGACAGCCCAGTGCTGCGAGCGTGGGAGCAGGATCGACCGTGATTCCTACGGCCCAGCCACAGAGCATCCAGCTGCCAGTGCAGCCCACCGCAATCCAAGCACAACCTGCAGGGGCCTCTGGCCAGCCTGTTGGCCAGGCTCAGACGGCAGGATCTGTGGTACCTACTGGCGGTCAAATCGCAAATATTGGTCAACAGGCAAACATAGCTACTGCGGTGCAGCAGCCCTCTACCCAAGTCACACCTTCAGTTATTCAGCAAGGTGCTCCTCCGTCTTCACAGATAGTTTCACCTGCTCAAACCGCGATTATTCATCAGGGAGTTCAAACTAGTGCTTCGAGCCTTCCTCAACAATTGGTCCTTGCACCCCAAAGTACCTTGTTAACTGTGCCTCCCCAGCCGCAAGGAGTAGAATCAGTAGCTCAAGTTTCGCAGCAGTTGCCTGCAGTTAGTCCTTTGCCCTCTGCTAGTAGTATTTCTGTTACAAATCAGGTTAGTTCAGCTGGTCCTTCTGGAATGCCTTCTGCCCCAACAAACTTGGTTCCACCACAGAATATAGCACAAACCCCTGCCACTCAAAATGGTAATTTGGTTCAGAGTGTTAGTCAACCTCCCTTGATAGCAACTAATATAAATCTGCCTCTGGCACAACAGATCCCACTAAGTTCTACTCAGTTCTCTGCACAATCATTAGCTCAGGCAATTGGAAGCCAAATTGAAGATGCCAGGCGCCCAGCGGAACCCTCCTTAGTTGGCTTACCTCAGACTATCAGTGGTGACAGTGGGGGAATGTCAGCAGTTTCAGATGGGAGTAGCAGCAGCCTAGcagcctctgcttctcttttcccgTTGAAGGTGCTACCGCTGACGACACCCCTGGTGGATGGCGAGGATGAGAG
- the TSC22D1 gene encoding TSC22 domain family protein 1 isoform X3, whose translation MHQPPESTAAAAAAAADISARKMAHPAMFPRRGSGGGGGGGGGGASALSAAGTGVGSSVTSSEDFPPPSLLQPPPPAASSTSGPQPPPPQSLNLLSQAQLQAQPLAPGGTQMKKKSGFQITSVTPAQISASISSNNSIAEDTESYDDLDESHTEDLSSSEILDVSLSRATDLGEPERSSSEETLNNFQEAETPGAVSPNQPHLPQPHLPHLPPQNVVINGNAHPHHLHHHHHIHHGHHLHHGHHHPSHAGVASPPIPGGPPSSPGSRKLSAPGSADSVAPAAPTSAVSSGGSPASVMTNIRAPSTTGSIGISSVTGATTVNNVNITAVGTFNPSVTSSMLSNASINASNIPSAASASVGPGVSSGVNVNILSGMGNGSISSSAVVNSAPNAAAGMTVGSVSSQQQPPTVNTSRFRVVKLDSSSEPFKKGRWTCTEFYEKENAAPAAEGVAMNKVVETVKQNPEVTSERESTSGSSVSSSVSTLSHYTESVGSGEMGAPTVVVQQQQQQQPTLQGMALQQMDFSSSGPQSISAVSIPQSISQSQITQVQLQSQELSYQKPGLQPVPLQATLSTATGIQPSPVNVVGVTSALGQQPSISSLAQPQLPYSQPAPPVQAPLPGAPPQQLQYGQQQPTVSAQMVPGHGKPVTQNPTSEYVQQQPPPPMLQTAVSSGQPSAASVGAGSTVIPTAQPQSIQLPVQPTAIQAQPAGASGQPVGQAQTAGSVVPTGGQIANIGQQANIATAVQQPSTQVTPSVIQQGAPPSSQIVSPAQTAIIHQGVQTSASSLPQQLVLAPQSTLLTVPPQPQGVESVAQVSQQLPAVSPLPSASSISVTNQVSSAGPSGMPSAPTNLVPPQNIAQTPATQNGNLVQSVSQPPLIATNINLPLAQQIPLSSTQFSAQSLAQAIGSQIEDARRPAEPSLVGLPQTISGDSGGMSAVSDGSSSSLAASASLFPLKVLPLTTPLVDGEDESASLLPEVQGVILEPQIQPRPRRAFDVRGPLSPLNPWKQNIQLLERVGKDNKQISFNW comes from the coding sequence ATGCACCAGCCGCCCGAGTCCACcgccgcggcggccgcggccgcTGCAGACATTAGCGCTAGGAAGATGGCGCACCCGGCGATGTTCCCTCGAaggggcagcggcggcggcggcggcggcggcggcggcggcgcctctGCGCTCAGCGCGGCAGGTACCGGCGTCGGTAGTAGTGTCACATCTTCCGAGGATTTTCCGCCTCCGTCGCTGCTCCAGCCGCCTCCCCCCGCCGCATCCTCCACGTCGGGGCCGCAGCCTCCGCCTCCACAAAGCCTGAACCTCCTCTCGCAGGCTCAGCTGCAGGCACAGCCCCTCGCGCCGGGCGGGActcagatgaaaaagaaaagtggctTCCAGATAACCAGCGTCACCCCGGCTCAGATCTCCGCCAGCATCAGCTCCAACAACAGCATCGCCGAGGACACGGAGAGCTACGACGACCTGGACGAGTCCCACACGGAGGATCTGTCTTCCTCCGAGATCCTCGATGTGTCACTTTCCAGGGCGACCGACTTGGGGGAGCCTGAGCGCAGCTCCTCAGAAGAGACTCTGAATAACTTCCAGGAAGCCGAGACACCTGGGGCAGTGTCTCCCAACCAGCCCCACCTCCCGCAGCCTCATCTGCCCCACCTTCCCCCCCAGAACGTTGTGATCAATGGGAACGCTCATCCTCAccacctccatcaccaccatcacatTCATCACGGGCACCACCTCCACCACGGGCACCACCATCCATCCCATGCCGGCGTGGCCAGTCCACCCATTCCCGGAGGGCCACCCTCCAGCCCGGGATCCAGAAAACTCTCTGCCCCTGGAAGCGCCGACAGCGTTGCACCAGCTGCACCGACTTCTGCTGTATCATCGGGAGGCTCACCTGCATCCGTAATGACTAATATCCGAGCTCCAAGTACTACCGGCAGTATAGGTATAAGTTCTGTTACTGGCGCTACTACGGTGAATAATGTTAACATCACTGCTGTGGGTACTTTTAATCCTAGCGTGACAAGCAGCATGCTTAGTAATGCCAGTATAAATGCGAGCAATATCCCTAGTGCTGCTAGTGCGAGTGTCGGGCCTGGAGTTAGCAGCGGTGTGAATGTGAATATCTTGAGTGGCATGGGCAAtggttctatttcttcctccGCTGTTGTTAACAGCGCCCCTAATGCAGCTGCAGGGATGACTGTGGGATCAGTTTCCAGTCAGCAGCAGCCACCGACAGTTAACACGTCGAGGTTCAGAGTTGTGAAGTTAGATTCTAGTTCTGAACCTTTTAAGAAAGGTAGATGGACTTGCACCGAGTTCTATGAGAAAGAAAACGCCGCACCTGCTGCAGAAGGTGTGGCGATGAATAAAGTGGTGGAAACtgtaaaacaaaacccagaagtgACTTCTGAGAGGGAGAGCACTAGTGGGAGTTCAGTGAGCAGTAGTGTCAGCACACTGAGTCACTACACAGAGAGTGTGGGAAGTGGAGAGATGGGAGCCCCTACTGTGGTggtgcagcagcagcagcagcagcagccaacTCTTCAAGGTATGGCTCTTCAACAGATGGATTTCAGTAGCTCTGGTCCTCAGAGTATTTCAGCAGTCAGTATACCACAGAGTATTTCTCAGTCACAGATCACACAAGTACAGTTGCAGTCGCAAGAACTGAGCTATCAAAAGCCAGGTCTTCAGCCTGTCCCTCTGCAAGCCACTCTCAGTACCGCGACGGGTATCCAGCCATCACCTGTGAATGTGGTTGGTGTAACTTCAGCTTTAGGTCAGCAGCCTTCCATTTCCAGTTTGGCTCAACCCCAACTGCCATATTCTCAGCCGGCTCCTCCAGTGCAAGCTCCCCTTCCAGGGGCACCACCCCAACAGTTACAGTATGGACAACAGCAACCGACTGTATCTGCACAGATGGTCCCAGGCCATGGTAAACCGGTGACTCAGAATCCTACTTCAGAGTATGTgcagcagcagccgccgccgccgatGCTCCAAACAGCGGTGTCCTCGGGACAGCCCAGTGCTGCGAGCGTGGGAGCAGGATCGACCGTGATTCCTACGGCCCAGCCACAGAGCATCCAGCTGCCAGTGCAGCCCACCGCAATCCAAGCACAACCTGCAGGGGCCTCTGGCCAGCCTGTTGGCCAGGCTCAGACGGCAGGATCTGTGGTACCTACTGGCGGTCAAATCGCAAATATTGGTCAACAGGCAAACATAGCTACTGCGGTGCAGCAGCCCTCTACCCAAGTCACACCTTCAGTTATTCAGCAAGGTGCTCCTCCGTCTTCACAGATAGTTTCACCTGCTCAAACCGCGATTATTCATCAGGGAGTTCAAACTAGTGCTTCGAGCCTTCCTCAACAATTGGTCCTTGCACCCCAAAGTACCTTGTTAACTGTGCCTCCCCAGCCGCAAGGAGTAGAATCAGTAGCTCAAGTTTCGCAGCAGTTGCCTGCAGTTAGTCCTTTGCCCTCTGCTAGTAGTATTTCTGTTACAAATCAGGTTAGTTCAGCTGGTCCTTCTGGAATGCCTTCTGCCCCAACAAACTTGGTTCCACCACAGAATATAGCACAAACCCCTGCCACTCAAAATGGTAATTTGGTTCAGAGTGTTAGTCAACCTCCCTTGATAGCAACTAATATAAATCTGCCTCTGGCACAACAGATCCCACTAAGTTCTACTCAGTTCTCTGCACAATCATTAGCTCAGGCAATTGGAAGCCAAATTGAAGATGCCAGGCGCCCAGCGGAACCCTCCTTAGTTGGCTTACCTCAGACTATCAGTGGTGACAGTGGGGGAATGTCAGCAGTTTCAGATGGGAGTAGCAGCAGCCTAGcagcctctgcttctcttttcccgTTGAAGGTGCTACCGCTGACGACACCCCTGGTGGATGGCGAGGATGAGAG